A window of Nitrospiria bacterium genomic DNA:
GTCTTAAGATGACCCCATACCGAACAATTTCAGATATTTTTTCGCTCTCCTTCTTTTTTTCATCTTCATAATCAGTATATTCAGAAACCACCACAGAGCTTTTTATAGTTCCAATGGCCACCCCGATAGCAATGTCATTGTAACGGGCGCTGAAAGCAGGGCCGCCACTCATTCCTTTTGGAATGGGTGACGAATATTCGAGAGCTGGTGTTTCATATTTACCTTCTCTGTGAATGAAGGGACGCTGAATAATTCCTCCAATGACGCGTGCTGGAAGCTTTAAATTGTCCTCCTCAGTTAACCAACCAAAGCAATGAACATTCTCTCCAAAAGAAAAATCTACATCGGTAAGCCTGAAATTTTCCAGTTGGTCGGCACCTCTCCCTTCAACTTCAATTATCGCCAGATCAGCATGCGGATGTGTATATATTTTGTGACACTTCAAGTATTTTTCCTGTACATAGTCGAAAACGCTTATATCGGTAGATTCTATCCCTTCAAGACAATGTGCAGCAGTAAGAAAATGATTTTTAACCCATAATCTAAAACAGGATCCAGCAAACTTAGGGCTTGCTTCTTGGTTATCATGTCTGTATGCCGGTTGAACAGCAAGAAGTGGTTTCATTACTGATTCAAGAAGGGGAGAATGGGTCAAATATTTTGTTGATATTTCCTCATACGGCTATTTAGCATTCCCAAAAGGGTAATTTCTGATTGTAATCTACATTTCCA
This region includes:
- a CDS encoding serine protease — its product is MKPLLAVQPAYRHDNQEASPKFAGSCFRLWVKNHFLTAAHCLEGIESTDISVFDYVQEKYLKCHKIYTHPHADLAIIEVEGRGADQLENFRLTDVDFSFGENVHCFGWLTEEDNLKLPARVIGGIIQRPFIHREGKYETPALEYSSPIPKGMSGGPAFSARYNDIAIGVAIGTIKSSVVVSEYTDYEDEKKKESEKISEIVRYGVILRLFELREWITETLPRSNQQ